Proteins found in one Streptomyces sp. CB09001 genomic segment:
- a CDS encoding DUF4328 domain-containing protein: MDGLIPDDPERIGRYRLLGRLGEGGMGRVYLARSERGRTVAVKTVREELARMPDFRRRFAQEVRAAQRVGGEWTAPVLDADTDAATPWVATGYVAGPSLAEVVDRQYGPLPSPTLRVLATGLTRALQAIHGAGLVHRDLKPSNVLVTIDGPRVIDFGIARALDASTQSAEGLTKAGAVVGSPGFMSPEQVRGEKVSYASDVFCLGAVLAYAATGRMPFGTDEGGLHSLLFRIATEEADLTGVPEPWQGVVAACLVKEPEKRPTPEELLTSIEDMAGADDAPGGAWLPGEVLAELGRHAVQLLDSEDPEDRAPVGAAPAAGFGPPPAAFGRATPPWQGRSPLGAGPGAARPSPYATPAPAAAPVTPSPYAPAPARPAKGLATALNVLLILFVVPALFEFTVLMAVRDELDGRPGSSSPRGIDGFRTLQVTSFAAEGLGLLVLLAAAAVWVCWFRRMRQNAESFAPGRIRYGPGLAVGSWFIPVGNFFLPKQIANDIWTATTGRPAGAGRWLMHTWWWLWVLHLATELSAYRTWDEEKTADDAMGTVISALGGDVVAVVSTVFAVLFVSRLTRLQGDRAAGGGRVAGAR; the protein is encoded by the coding sequence ATGGACGGGTTGATTCCGGACGATCCCGAACGGATCGGCAGGTACCGATTGCTCGGCAGGCTCGGCGAGGGCGGCATGGGCCGGGTGTACCTGGCGCGCTCCGAGCGGGGCCGGACGGTGGCCGTCAAGACCGTCCGGGAGGAGCTGGCCCGCATGCCGGACTTCCGGCGGCGCTTCGCGCAGGAGGTGAGGGCGGCACAGCGCGTCGGCGGCGAGTGGACCGCGCCGGTGCTGGACGCCGACACCGACGCGGCCACCCCCTGGGTCGCCACCGGGTACGTCGCCGGGCCCTCGCTCGCCGAGGTCGTCGACCGGCAGTACGGGCCGCTGCCCTCCCCGACCCTGCGGGTGCTGGCGACGGGACTGACGAGGGCGCTGCAGGCCATCCACGGCGCCGGCCTCGTCCACCGCGACCTCAAGCCCTCCAACGTCCTGGTGACGATCGACGGACCCCGCGTCATCGACTTCGGTATCGCCCGCGCCCTGGACGCGTCCACGCAGTCCGCCGAGGGGCTCACCAAAGCCGGCGCCGTCGTGGGGTCGCCCGGCTTCATGTCCCCCGAGCAGGTGCGCGGGGAGAAGGTGTCGTACGCGAGTGACGTCTTCTGCCTCGGCGCGGTGCTGGCCTACGCGGCGACCGGCCGGATGCCCTTCGGCACCGACGAGGGCGGATTGCACTCGCTGCTCTTCCGCATCGCGACCGAGGAGGCGGACCTGACCGGGGTCCCCGAACCCTGGCAGGGTGTCGTCGCGGCCTGTCTGGTGAAGGAGCCCGAGAAGCGCCCCACCCCCGAAGAGCTGCTGACGTCGATCGAGGACATGGCGGGCGCGGACGACGCCCCGGGCGGCGCGTGGCTGCCCGGCGAGGTGCTGGCGGAACTGGGCCGGCACGCCGTACAGCTCCTGGACAGCGAGGACCCGGAGGACCGGGCGCCGGTCGGAGCGGCTCCCGCCGCGGGCTTCGGGCCGCCGCCCGCCGCGTTCGGTCGGGCGACGCCGCCGTGGCAGGGCCGCTCGCCGCTCGGGGCGGGTCCCGGGGCCGCGCGGCCCTCGCCGTACGCCACCCCGGCTCCCGCGGCGGCGCCCGTGACCCCGTCGCCGTACGCCCCGGCGCCCGCCCGCCCGGCGAAGGGGCTGGCCACGGCGCTGAACGTCCTGCTCATCCTGTTCGTCGTGCCGGCGCTGTTCGAATTCACCGTCCTCATGGCCGTCCGCGACGAGCTCGACGGACGGCCCGGTTCGTCGTCCCCCAGGGGCATCGACGGCTTCAGGACGCTGCAGGTGACGAGTTTCGCGGCCGAGGGCCTGGGCCTGCTGGTGCTGCTCGCGGCGGCGGCCGTGTGGGTGTGCTGGTTCCGCCGGATGCGGCAGAACGCCGAGTCGTTCGCGCCGGGCCGCATCCGCTACGGGCCGGGCCTGGCGGTGGGCTCCTGGTTCATCCCCGTCGGCAACTTCTTCCTGCCCAAGCAGATCGCCAACGACATCTGGACGGCGACGACCGGCCGCCCGGCGGGCGCCGGACGGTGGCTGATGCACACCTGGTGGTGGCTCTGGGTGCTCCACCTCGCGACAGAACTGAGCGCCTACCGGACCTGGGACGAGGAGAAGACCGCGGACGACGCCATGGGGACCGTCATCAGCGCCCTGGGCGGCGACGTCGTCGCCGTCGTGAGCACCGTGTTCGCCGTGCTCTTCGTCTCCCGGCTCACCAGGCTCCAGGGGGACCGCGCCGCAGGGGGCGGCCGAGTCGCCGGGGCCCGCTGA
- a CDS encoding bifunctional GNAT family N-acetyltransferase/NUDIX hydrolase — protein MILTPLALTPDHDIPGPVLTELTALYASHRAFHALSGDFPDPRDIRPEQVATALADELARPGAEVLLARDAGRLVGVAVTLARHPDPSDPDPWIGLLMVDAGLTRQGHGRRLVSLVEDRFRAAGRTAARLAVLDGNTDALSFWAALGYTAVDHRRDHRSGRPCAVLRRELESDRPRTPRRAARVAVLDPEGAVFLLRYDNVEVGVHWAMPGGGLEADENPREGALREVREETGWTDLEPGPLLCTWEHDFTHLSVGPVRQYEHVYVARGPRREPTGPHLAAAHAADGILTWRWWSRAELAAAPEPLWPPDLALLLETFGGHEG, from the coding sequence GTGATCCTCACCCCGCTCGCCCTCACCCCCGACCACGACATCCCGGGCCCCGTTCTCACCGAACTCACCGCCCTCTACGCCTCCCACCGCGCCTTCCACGCGCTCAGCGGCGACTTCCCCGACCCGCGGGACATCCGTCCGGAGCAGGTCGCGACCGCGCTCGCCGACGAACTGGCGCGGCCCGGCGCCGAGGTGCTGCTGGCCAGGGACGCGGGCCGGCTGGTCGGGGTCGCGGTGACGCTCGCCCGGCATCCCGACCCGTCCGACCCGGACCCGTGGATCGGGCTGCTGATGGTGGACGCGGGACTGACGCGGCAGGGACACGGCCGACGGCTCGTGTCCCTCGTCGAGGACCGCTTCCGCGCCGCGGGCCGCACCGCCGCACGGCTCGCCGTCCTCGACGGCAACACCGACGCGCTCTCGTTCTGGGCCGCGCTCGGCTACACGGCCGTCGACCACCGCCGCGACCACCGGTCCGGCCGTCCCTGCGCCGTGCTGCGCAGGGAGCTGGAGAGCGACAGGCCGCGCACCCCGCGCCGCGCCGCCCGCGTCGCCGTGCTGGACCCCGAGGGCGCCGTCTTCCTGCTGCGCTACGACAACGTCGAGGTCGGCGTGCACTGGGCGATGCCCGGCGGTGGCCTGGAGGCGGACGAGAACCCCCGCGAGGGCGCCCTGCGCGAGGTGCGCGAGGAGACCGGCTGGACCGACCTGGAACCGGGCCCGCTGCTCTGCACCTGGGAACACGACTTCACCCACCTGAGCGTCGGCCCGGTCCGCCAGTACGAGCACGTCTACGTCGCCCGGGGCCCTCGCCGCGAGCCCACCGGCCCGCACCTGGCCGCCGCGCACGCCGCGGACGGCATCCTCACCTGGCGCTGGTGGAGCCGGGCCGAACTCGCCGCGGCACCCGAGCCGCTCTGGCCGCCGGACCTGGCCCTGCTGCTGGAGACCTTCGGCGGCCACGAGGGGTGA
- a CDS encoding TetR family transcriptional regulator, whose amino-acid sequence MPDRTPDRTPDQPLTSRGAATHRRILDVATREFAEHGIAGARVERIVAAARTNKAQLYAYFGSKDGLFDAIFFGSLDRIVNVVPIDAGDLADWAVRLYDEYLRRPDLIRLATWARLERRPAGHLVDDADRRDDAKLRAIAEAQAAGRVRPGDPFDVLALVIAMSMAWSPVSNVYAATADEPGDVHERRRALLRDAVRRATSPD is encoded by the coding sequence ATGCCCGACCGCACCCCCGACCGCACTCCCGACCAGCCCCTGACCTCCCGCGGCGCCGCCACCCACCGGCGCATCCTGGACGTCGCGACCCGGGAGTTCGCCGAACACGGGATCGCCGGGGCGCGCGTCGAGCGGATCGTGGCCGCCGCACGCACCAACAAGGCGCAGCTCTACGCGTACTTCGGCAGCAAGGACGGGCTGTTCGACGCGATCTTCTTCGGCTCGCTCGACCGCATCGTGAACGTCGTGCCGATCGACGCCGGCGACCTCGCGGACTGGGCCGTACGCCTCTACGACGAGTACCTGCGCCGCCCCGACCTGATCCGGCTGGCCACCTGGGCGCGACTGGAGCGGCGTCCGGCGGGGCACCTGGTCGACGACGCCGACCGCCGCGACGACGCCAAGCTCCGGGCCATCGCCGAGGCCCAGGCGGCGGGCCGGGTGCGGCCGGGCGACCCGTTCGACGTGCTGGCCCTCGTCATCGCCATGTCCATGGCCTGGTCACCGGTCAGCAACGTCTACGCGGCGACCGCCGACGAGCCCGGGGACGTGCACGAGCGCCGACGCGCCCTGCTCCGCGACGCGGTCCGGCGCGCCACGTCACCGGACTGA
- a CDS encoding NAD(P)-binding protein: MHRITVIGGGFAGLTAAITAAEAGAKVTVHEAHHTLGGRARTADGPYRTNDGPHALYNGGPHWAWLRRRHLIGPLAPIPPLEAARLRLRHKGALRRTPPFAMLKLLRRSVGPAPVDVDFLTWATGIAGEEGARAAAHYCAVALFHHDPGSLSAAFVQERLRRAAKLPPEAHYPRGGWAGVVDRMAALAWNLGVRMETVSRVDTLPTDAPVIVATSLDAARRLLDDPALTWPSGRTTLVDLAVRTRRGDAFAVSDLDAPGWIERFTAQDRTLAPAGEQLIQGQLPIAPHESKADGTARAEQLLDLGFPGWRERLTWRREAVANGRTGAVDLPGTTWRDRPAVDRGDGVYLAGDQVASPGLLSEVSFNSALTAVSLALGRRELDLKHA, from the coding sequence ATGCATCGCATCACCGTCATCGGCGGCGGCTTCGCCGGACTGACCGCGGCCATCACCGCCGCCGAGGCGGGCGCCAAGGTCACCGTCCACGAGGCCCACCACACGCTCGGCGGGCGGGCCCGGACGGCCGACGGCCCCTACCGGACCAACGACGGCCCGCACGCCCTCTACAACGGCGGCCCGCACTGGGCCTGGCTGCGACGGCGCCACCTGATCGGTCCGCTCGCGCCCATCCCGCCGCTGGAAGCGGCCCGGCTGCGGCTGCGCCACAAGGGGGCGCTGCGCCGCACCCCGCCGTTCGCCATGCTGAAGCTGCTGCGCCGCAGTGTCGGGCCCGCGCCGGTCGACGTCGACTTCCTGACCTGGGCGACCGGGATCGCGGGGGAGGAGGGGGCTCGGGCCGCCGCCCACTACTGCGCCGTCGCCCTGTTCCACCACGACCCGGGCTCGCTGTCCGCCGCCTTCGTGCAGGAGCGGCTGCGCCGGGCCGCCAAGCTGCCGCCCGAGGCGCACTACCCGCGCGGCGGCTGGGCCGGGGTCGTGGACCGGATGGCCGCCCTGGCCTGGAACCTCGGGGTGCGGATGGAGACGGTCTCCCGCGTGGACACGCTGCCCACCGACGCGCCCGTCATCGTCGCCACCTCGCTCGACGCGGCCCGCCGACTGCTGGACGACCCCGCGCTGACCTGGCCCAGCGGCCGTACCACCCTGGTCGACCTGGCCGTACGGACCCGGCGCGGCGACGCCTTCGCCGTCTCCGACCTGGACGCGCCGGGGTGGATCGAGCGGTTCACGGCGCAGGACCGCACGCTCGCGCCGGCGGGCGAGCAACTGATCCAGGGGCAGCTCCCCATCGCGCCCCACGAGTCGAAGGCGGACGGCACCGCACGCGCCGAGCAGCTGCTCGACCTGGGCTTCCCCGGCTGGCGCGAGCGGCTGACCTGGCGGCGCGAGGCGGTCGCGAACGGCCGTACCGGCGCCGTCGACCTGCCCGGAACCACCTGGCGCGACCGGCCGGCCGTCGACCGGGGCGACGGCGTCTACCTCGCCGGTGACCAGGTCGCCTCGCCCGGTCTGCTCTCCGAGGTCTCCTTCAACAGCGCGCTGACGGCGGTCTCCCTCGCCCTCGGCCGGCGCGAGCTTGACCTCAAGCATGCTTGA
- a CDS encoding SDR family NAD(P)-dependent oxidoreductase, protein MEQTKVVVVTGASDGLGAAAARMLARDGHTVVVVGRSPQKTRAVAASIGADHFVADFTRQDEVRQLAAALHDGYARIDVLANNAGGVFGDRAKTVDGFEKTFQINHLAPFLLTNLLMDRLADSQAAVIQTTTLRGGMVRTLDLDDLDHDKDYDPVRAYNAAKLENVLFTKELHRRHHARGVSAAVFYPGNVATNFGSETTSRLMRFLATNRLSRSLLLTTAEKGAEQLVRLAEGDPGRDWTSGEFYAKGAPGRLSPLALDADLARDLWDRSEELLR, encoded by the coding sequence ATGGAACAGACCAAGGTGGTCGTGGTGACGGGTGCCAGCGACGGCCTCGGCGCAGCCGCGGCGCGCATGCTGGCGCGGGACGGGCACACGGTGGTGGTCGTCGGCCGGTCGCCGCAGAAGACGAGGGCCGTGGCGGCCTCCATCGGCGCCGACCACTTCGTGGCCGACTTCACCCGCCAGGACGAGGTACGGCAACTCGCCGCCGCACTCCATGACGGGTACGCCCGGATCGACGTACTCGCCAACAACGCCGGTGGGGTCTTCGGGGACCGGGCCAAGACCGTCGACGGCTTCGAGAAGACGTTCCAGATCAACCATCTGGCTCCGTTCCTTCTCACGAACCTGCTGATGGACAGGCTCGCCGACTCGCAGGCGGCGGTCATCCAGACGACCACCCTGCGGGGCGGCATGGTGCGCACCCTCGACCTGGACGACCTCGACCACGACAAGGACTACGACCCCGTTCGGGCGTACAACGCGGCCAAACTCGAGAACGTCCTGTTCACGAAGGAACTGCACCGCCGCCACCACGCGCGCGGGGTCTCCGCCGCCGTCTTCTATCCGGGCAACGTCGCGACCAACTTCGGCTCGGAGACCACCAGTCGCCTCATGAGGTTCCTCGCGACCAACCGGCTCTCGCGCTCCCTCCTGCTCACCACCGCGGAAAAGGGCGCGGAACAGCTCGTCCGGCTCGCCGAGGGCGACCCTGGCCGCGACTGGACCTCGGGCGAGTTCTACGCGAAGGGTGCGCCGGGCAGGCTCAGCCCGCTCGCCCTCGACGCCGACCTCGCCCGCGACCTCTGGGACCGGTCCGAGGAGCTGCTTCGCTGA
- a CDS encoding TetR family transcriptional regulator encodes MATERTGARSGARALARQAMKAQVSAMAFDLCVERGYDNTTVEDVCAVAGISRSTFFRYFTSKEDALLGDAADAGEHLLAALRARPDGEPVWDALRHALGALIERYAADPERGRQLTRLIHGAPALAAAHHEKHAGWYALLRPELARRLGADPSDALDPRPSALIGAALSCVDATLASWAEGDTGTSLEDVLHRAMGSINA; translated from the coding sequence ATGGCGACGGAACGGACGGGAGCGCGAAGCGGCGCGCGGGCGCTGGCCCGGCAGGCGATGAAGGCACAGGTGTCGGCCATGGCCTTCGACCTGTGCGTGGAGCGCGGATACGACAACACGACCGTCGAGGACGTCTGCGCGGTCGCGGGAATCTCCCGCAGCACGTTCTTCCGCTACTTCACGTCCAAGGAGGACGCGCTCCTGGGAGACGCCGCGGACGCGGGGGAGCATCTCCTCGCCGCCCTCCGGGCCCGGCCCGACGGCGAACCGGTCTGGGATGCCCTGCGGCATGCGCTGGGCGCGCTGATCGAGCGGTACGCCGCCGATCCCGAGCGGGGCCGACAACTGACACGGCTGATCCACGGCGCCCCGGCGCTGGCGGCCGCCCACCACGAAAAGCACGCCGGCTGGTACGCGCTCCTCCGGCCGGAGCTGGCGCGACGACTCGGCGCCGACCCCTCGGACGCGCTGGACCCGCGCCCGTCCGCACTGATCGGGGCCGCCTTGAGCTGCGTCGACGCCACTCTCGCCAGCTGGGCCGAGGGCGACACGGGGACGTCTCTCGAGGATGTCCTGCACCGCGCCATGGGGTCGATCAACGCCTGA
- a CDS encoding NAD(P)-dependent alcohol dehydrogenase, with product MRTTVGWQAEPGNGTATTPTTPTLRRTPLERRDLRPDDLAVRVDYCGVCHTDLHALRARHGTDGGPDPLVPGHEFTGVVTATGTEVTRFRAGDPVAVGNIVDSCGACAMCRIGQENFCHAFPTLTYGGTDRVDGSTTLGGYSREYVLGERFAYALPAALDPAAAAPLLCAGITVWEPLRALGAGPGTRVAVAGLGGLGHLAVKFAVALGADTSVISRSPDKAEDARRLGARGLVVSTDPEQMAAARDRFDIVIDTVSAPHDLGAYLRLVALDGTLSHLGHLGPVTLETLDLLIGRKKLSSAGSGGRKGTAEMLAFCAAHDITADIELLPSARVNEALDRLDRGDVRHRFVLDLSDLDRTGPQGQADG from the coding sequence ATGAGGACCACAGTGGGCTGGCAGGCGGAGCCCGGGAACGGCACCGCGACGACCCCGACGACCCCGACACTGCGCCGCACACCGCTGGAACGGCGCGACCTGCGCCCCGACGACCTGGCCGTCCGGGTCGACTACTGCGGTGTCTGCCACACGGACCTGCACGCCCTCCGGGCCCGCCACGGCACGGACGGGGGGCCGGATCCCCTCGTCCCCGGACACGAGTTCACGGGCGTGGTGACGGCGACCGGGACGGAGGTCACCCGCTTCCGGGCCGGTGACCCGGTCGCGGTCGGCAACATCGTCGACTCCTGCGGCGCGTGCGCCATGTGCCGCATCGGCCAGGAGAACTTCTGCCACGCCTTCCCCACCCTGACCTACGGCGGCACCGACCGCGTCGACGGATCGACCACCCTGGGCGGCTACTCCCGTGAGTACGTGCTCGGCGAACGGTTCGCGTACGCCCTCCCCGCCGCTCTGGACCCGGCCGCCGCAGCCCCGCTCCTGTGCGCCGGAATCACCGTCTGGGAGCCCCTGCGTGCCCTCGGCGCCGGACCCGGAACGCGTGTCGCCGTGGCCGGCCTGGGCGGCCTCGGCCACCTCGCCGTGAAGTTCGCGGTCGCGCTCGGCGCCGACACCTCGGTGATCAGCCGGTCGCCGGACAAGGCCGAGGACGCGCGCAGACTGGGCGCGCGTGGACTCGTCGTCTCGACGGACCCCGAGCAGATGGCCGCCGCCCGCGACCGGTTCGACATCGTCATCGACACCGTCTCCGCCCCGCACGACCTCGGCGCCTACCTCCGCCTGGTCGCGCTGGACGGCACCCTCAGCCACCTCGGGCACCTGGGACCGGTCACCCTGGAGACCCTCGACCTGCTCATCGGCCGCAAGAAGCTCAGCTCCGCGGGCAGTGGCGGCCGGAAGGGGACCGCCGAGATGCTGGCCTTCTGCGCCGCCCACGACATCACCGCCGACATCGAACTCCTCCCCTCCGCCCGCGTGAACGAGGCCCTCGACCGCCTCGACCGCGGCGACGTCCGCCACCGCTTCGTTCTCGACCTCTCCGACCTGGACCGGACCGGGCCGCAGGGCCAGGCCGACGGATAG
- the arfB gene encoding alternative ribosome rescue aminoacyl-tRNA hydrolase ArfB, giving the protein MEGMSGPHVIRGSVSLPEAELVWRFSRSSGPGGQHVNTTDTAVELRFDLARTEALPEVWKQRALERLAGRLTDGFVTVRASEHRSQWRNRETAAVRLAALLAEATAPPPRPRRPTRIPRGINERRLRQKKQRSETKRGRSARDWD; this is encoded by the coding sequence ATGGAGGGCATGTCCGGTCCCCATGTCATCCGCGGCTCCGTCTCCCTGCCCGAGGCCGAGCTGGTCTGGCGTTTCTCGCGCTCCTCGGGGCCCGGCGGACAGCACGTCAACACCACGGACACGGCGGTGGAGCTGCGCTTCGACCTGGCGCGGACCGAGGCCCTGCCCGAGGTGTGGAAGCAGCGGGCGCTGGAGCGGCTGGCCGGGCGCCTGACCGACGGGTTCGTCACCGTCCGCGCCTCCGAGCACCGCTCCCAGTGGCGCAACCGCGAGACCGCCGCCGTACGCCTGGCCGCCCTCCTCGCCGAGGCCACCGCGCCCCCGCCCAGGCCCCGCAGGCCGACCCGCATCCCGCGCGGTATCAACGAACGCCGGCTGCGGCAGAAGAAGCAGCGCTCGGAGACCAAGCGGGGGCGCTCCGCGCGGGACTGGGACTGA
- a CDS encoding TerD family protein, with product MAVSLSKGGNVSLTKEAPGLTEVTVGLGWDVRTTTGTDFDLDASAIAVNTQGKVYSDAHFVFFNNKQTPDNTIVHTGDNRTGEGAGDDEAINVNLAGLPADIEKIVFPVSIYDAESRSQNFGQVRNAYIRVVNQAGGAEIARYDLSEDAATETAMVFGELYRNGAEWKFRAVGQGYASGLTGIAQDFGVNV from the coding sequence ATGGCTGTAAGCCTGTCCAAGGGTGGCAACGTCTCGCTCACCAAGGAGGCTCCGGGCCTGACCGAAGTCACCGTGGGGCTCGGCTGGGACGTCCGCACCACCACCGGCACCGACTTCGACCTCGACGCCTCCGCGATCGCGGTCAACACGCAGGGCAAGGTCTACTCCGACGCCCACTTCGTCTTCTTCAACAACAAGCAGACGCCGGACAACACGATCGTCCACACCGGTGACAACCGCACCGGCGAGGGCGCCGGCGACGACGAGGCGATCAACGTCAACCTGGCGGGTCTCCCGGCCGACATCGAGAAGATCGTCTTCCCGGTCTCGATCTACGACGCCGAGAGCCGCTCGCAGAACTTCGGCCAGGTGCGCAACGCCTACATCCGCGTCGTCAACCAGGCCGGCGGCGCCGAGATCGCCCGCTACGACCTGTCCGAGGACGCGGCCACCGAGACCGCCATGGTCTTCGGCGAGCTGTACCGCAACGGCGCCGAGTGGAAGTTCCGCGCCGTCGGCCAGGGCTACGCCTCGGGCCTGACGGGCATCGCCCAGGACTTCGGCGTGAACGTCTGA
- a CDS encoding M1 family metallopeptidase: MRTPRLLVAAATVVALGACSGGGAVEGTPGGSGVRDPYFPKAGNGGYDIGHYDLRLDYDPDADADADADAGSSAGHLTGTATLTARATRDLSAFDLDLKGLDVEEVTVEGRDARFNRAGQELTVRPAEELNDGETFRVTVRYSGEPETITDPDESEEGWLPTADGAVGLGEPTGSMAWFPGSHHPSDKATYDLAMTVPEGLGVVSNGELRDQRTRNGRTTFTWHTAEPMASHVVTVAIGEWETARSTTDDGLPVYTAVDPTQAAASRKVLKRIPEIMDWARENFGPYPFSSTGAIVDRDEDAGYALETQNRPYFPGAPDTVLLVHELAHQWYGNSVSPKTWRDMWLNEGFATYAEWLWEEDHGGDSAQETFEALYDGTYYDDAAANASVWAFPPADPPDAAHISDSPVYQRGAMVLHKVRETAGDDAFRELLHGWAAAHRHGNADTEDFTAYVEKSAPDEDFSEVWADWLRGDGRPDTP; the protein is encoded by the coding sequence GTGCGCACCCCTCGTCTGCTCGTAGCCGCCGCCACCGTCGTCGCCCTCGGGGCATGCAGTGGCGGCGGAGCGGTCGAGGGCACCCCCGGCGGCTCGGGCGTGCGCGACCCGTACTTCCCCAAGGCGGGCAACGGTGGCTACGACATCGGCCACTACGACCTGAGGCTGGACTACGACCCCGACGCCGACGCCGACGCCGATGCCGATGCCGGCTCCAGTGCCGGGCACCTCACCGGCACGGCGACGCTCACCGCCCGCGCGACGCGGGACCTGTCCGCCTTCGACCTCGATCTCAAGGGCCTGGACGTCGAGGAGGTCACGGTCGAGGGCCGGGACGCCCGCTTCAACCGGGCCGGACAGGAACTGACGGTCCGCCCGGCGGAGGAGCTGAACGACGGGGAGACGTTCCGGGTGACCGTCCGGTACTCCGGCGAGCCGGAGACGATCACCGACCCCGACGAGTCCGAGGAGGGCTGGCTGCCCACCGCCGACGGCGCGGTCGGGCTGGGTGAGCCCACGGGCTCGATGGCCTGGTTCCCCGGCAGCCACCACCCCTCCGACAAGGCGACGTACGACCTCGCGATGACCGTGCCGGAGGGCCTGGGCGTGGTCTCCAACGGCGAGTTGCGGGACCAGCGGACCCGCAACGGCCGTACGACGTTCACGTGGCACACCGCCGAGCCGATGGCGAGCCATGTCGTCACCGTGGCCATCGGCGAGTGGGAGACCGCCCGCTCCACCACGGACGACGGTCTGCCGGTGTACACGGCCGTCGATCCGACGCAGGCCGCCGCGAGCCGGAAGGTCCTGAAGCGGATCCCCGAGATCATGGACTGGGCACGGGAGAACTTCGGCCCCTACCCCTTCTCCTCCACGGGCGCGATCGTCGACCGCGACGAGGACGCCGGGTACGCCCTGGAGACCCAGAACCGGCCCTACTTCCCCGGCGCCCCCGACACCGTCCTGCTCGTCCACGAACTCGCCCACCAGTGGTACGGGAACTCCGTCAGCCCGAAGACCTGGCGGGACATGTGGCTCAACGAGGGCTTCGCCACCTACGCGGAGTGGCTGTGGGAGGAGGACCACGGCGGCGACTCCGCCCAGGAGACCTTCGAGGCGCTCTACGACGGGACGTACTACGACGACGCGGCCGCGAACGCCTCGGTCTGGGCGTTCCCGCCCGCGGACCCGCCCGACGCGGCGCACATCTCCGACAGCCCGGTCTACCAGCGGGGCGCGATGGTCCTGCACAAGGTCCGCGAGACGGCCGGCGACGACGCCTTCCGGGAGCTGCTGCACGGCTGGGCCGCCGCCCACCGCCACGGCAACGCGGACACCGAGGACTTCACGGCGTACGTGGAGAAGTCGGCGCCGGACGAGGACTTCTCGGAGGTCTGGGCGGACTGGCTGCGCGGGGACGGCCGGCCGGACACGCCGTGA
- a CDS encoding pentapeptide repeat-containing protein — protein MARRTAGTAGGRGAAKVRRARRPELRLPPLTPYEDDGGLEPDGDYDALDFRETDLTGQDGAGARFMDCALSGCALDEASLRAARLLDTRLTGVRGVGTNLAEATLRDVELLDARLGGTQLHGAVLERVLIRGGKIDYLNLRRARLKDVVFESCVLVEPDFGGARLERVEFVDCALRQADLSAATLTDVDLRGAAPLDLSRGVDRLSGAVISPTQLLDLAPVLAAELGVRVVGEE, from the coding sequence ATGGCGAGGAGAACGGCGGGAACGGCGGGCGGGCGCGGCGCGGCGAAGGTTCGGCGGGCGAGACGCCCGGAGCTGCGCCTGCCGCCGCTCACGCCGTACGAGGACGACGGCGGCCTGGAGCCGGACGGGGACTACGACGCGCTGGACTTCCGGGAGACGGACCTGACCGGCCAGGACGGTGCGGGTGCCCGCTTCATGGACTGCGCGCTGAGCGGCTGCGCGCTGGACGAGGCGTCCCTGCGCGCCGCCCGGCTGCTCGACACCCGCCTCACCGGCGTCCGGGGCGTCGGCACGAACCTCGCGGAGGCCACCCTGCGCGACGTCGAGCTGCTCGACGCCCGCCTCGGCGGCACCCAGCTGCACGGTGCCGTACTGGAACGGGTCCTGATCCGCGGCGGCAAGATCGACTACCTCAATCTGCGCCGGGCCCGCCTCAAGGACGTCGTCTTCGAGAGCTGCGTCCTGGTCGAGCCGGACTTCGGCGGTGCCCGTCTGGAGCGGGTCGAGTTCGTGGACTGCGCCCTGAGGCAGGCGGATCTGAGCGCCGCCACCCTCACCGACGTCGACCTGCGCGGCGCCGCCCCACTGGACCTGTCCCGCGGCGTGGACCGCCTCTCGGGCGCGGTGATCAGCCCCACCCAACTCCTCGACCTGGCCCCGGTCCTGGCGGCGGAGCTGGGGGTACGGGTGGTGGGGGAGGAGTAG